The Carassius gibelio isolate Cgi1373 ecotype wild population from Czech Republic chromosome B12, carGib1.2-hapl.c, whole genome shotgun sequence genome has a segment encoding these proteins:
- the LOC127969053 gene encoding rho-related GTP-binding protein RhoQ has product MANGTGSIMLKCVVVGDGAVGKTCLLMSYANDAFPEEYVPTVFDHYAVSVTVGGKQYLLGLYDTAGQEDYDRLRPLSYPMTDVFLICFSVVNPASFQNVREEWVPELQEYAPNVPYLLIGTQIDLRDDPKTIAKLNDVKEKPIVTEQGQKLAKEIGACCYVECSALTQKGLKTVFDEAIIAILAPKKGALKRRLGPRCINCCLIT; this is encoded by the exons ATGGCAAACGGAACCGGCAGCATCATGTTGAAATGCGTGGTCGTCGGCGACGGCGCCGTTGGAAAAACTTGTCTGCTGATGAGCTATGCCAACGACGCCTTTCCAGAGGAATATGTGCCCACTGTATTTGATCATTATGCAG TGAGTGTGACGGTTGGGGGAAAACAGTACCTGCTGGGGCTGTATGACACTGCGGGTCAG GAGGACTATGATCGCCTGCGACCCCTGTCTTACCCCATGACAGATGTCTTCCTAATTTGCTTCTCCGTGGTGAATCCGGCCAGCTTCCAGAACGTGAGAGAGGAGTGGGTCCCTGAGCTGCAGGAGTACGCACCCAATGTCCCTTACCTGCTCATCGGCACTCAG ATTGACCTGCGGGACGACCCCAAGACTATTGCCAAGCTGAACGATGTGAAGGAAAAGCCCATTGTGACAGAACAAGGCCAAAAGCTAGCAAAGGAG ATTGGTGCCTGCTGTTATGTTGAATGCTCAGCACTGACACAGAAAGGCCTGAAGACTGTGTTTGATGAGGCCATTATAGCCATTCTGGCTCCTAAGAAAGGTGCGCTCAAGCGAAGACTGGGGCCACGCTGCATCAACTGCTGCCTCATCACATGA
- the LOC127969055 gene encoding cysteine-rich PDZ-binding protein: MTFILTPNLRHPVSSAASSFGLTVTENYLDVLTKIFLARLKMVCEKCEKKLGRVITPDTWKDGARNTTESGGRKLNENKMLTSKKARFDPYGKSGFSTCRICKSSVHQSGSHYCQGCAYKKGICAMCGKKVLDTKNYKQTSV; this comes from the exons atgacttttattttgacaccaAATCTACGTCACCCTGTGAGCAGTGCTGCTTCTAGCTTCGGTTTAACAGTAACTGAAAATTATCTAGACGTGTTAACTAAGATTTTTCTGGCCCGTTTGAAGATGGTTTGCGAGAAGT GCGAGAAGAAGCTGGGGCGCGTTATCACGCCTGATACCTGGAAAGATGGGGCTAGAAACACAACAG AGAGTGGTGGTCGAAagcttaatgaaaataaaatgctgacATCAAAAAAAGCCAG GTTTGATCCTTATGGGAAATCTGGATTTTCCACATGCAGAATATGCAAAAGCTCTGTCCATCAGTCAGGTTCACATTACTGTCAGGGATGTGCTTACAAAAAAG GAATTTGTGCCATGTGTGGAAAGAAGGTTCTTGACACCAAGAACTACAAACAGACTtcagtttga
- the LOC127969052 gene encoding phosphatidylinositol-glycan biosynthesis class F protein, with amino-acid sequence MWDVEIRGMASAHAIIASSIFMATVMPAVFVENFSVYGSHMVWLYCVAGSVAVVNIAVFWLLGISPPTKKNTLSYKINRLFKSCLYFVLSCLFFHTVVVLYGAHLLESALETFSLAVLLSTLTTLRCLCILGPNVQAWIRVFSRDGAMSVWDTSLQITTGCSVIGAWLGAFPIPLDWDRPWQVWPNSCTLGATTGFLTGLLAAPVWIHWHRKQLTYKLK; translated from the exons ATGTGGGATGTTGAGATCAGGGGCATGGCATCAGCTCATGCCATTATTGCCTCCTCCATCTTCATGGCAACTGTGATGCCTGCTGTGTTTGTGGAAAACTTCTCTGTTTATGGGAGCCACATGGTTTGGCTGTATTGTGTGGCTGGATCTGTTGCTGTGGTCAACATCGCAGTGTTTTGGCTTCTTGGCATCAGCCCACCGACAAAGAAGAACACGCTGAGCTACAAG ATCAACAGATTGTTCAAATCCTGTCTGTACTTTGTACTGTCATGCCTCTTCTTTCATACTGTGGTGGTACTATACGGAGCACATTTGCTTGA GTCAGCTCTGGAGACATTTTCTCTGGCCGTGCTGCTGTCCACCCTCACTACACTGAGATGTCTCTGTATACTGGGTCCTAACGTTCAGGCTTGGATCCGGGTTTTCAGCAGAGATGG GGCGATGTCAGTGTGGGACACCTCTCTTCAGATTACCACTGGCTGTAGTGTGATTGGGGCCTGGTTGGGAGCTTTCCCTATTCCTCTCGACTGGGACAGACCCTGGCAG GTTTGGCCCAACTCCTGTACCCTTGGGGCAACTACTGGATTTCTAACGGGCCTCCTCGCTGCTCCTGTCTGGATACACTGGCATCGCAAACAACTCACATACAAGCTCAAGTGA